The sequence ATTTGGTAGCCGGTGAGCTAACTAGCTAATGCGCGACAGATTGTCGCCACATTCAATACGTTCGCTAGCCTGCGGGCTAACTAGCTAATGTGCAACCGATTGTCACGACATTCAATACGTTCGCTAGCCCACAAGCTAACTGGCTAATGTGCAACCAATTGTCGTGACTTTCAATACGTTTGCTAGCCTGCAAGCTTACTAGCCAATGCGCGACAGATTGTCGCCACATTCAATACGTTCGCTAGCCCGCAAGCTAACTATCTAATGTGCAAACGATTGTCGCGACATTCAATACGTTTGCTAGCACGTGAGCTAACTACCTGCGTGAAGGTGCTGGTGTGCATGGTGGAGGCCTGGATGTGCAGAACCACCCGGTCCACCAGGGGCTTGGGACCCGTCACAAAGCCGATCCTCAAGCTGCGGCGGGGAAAGAGTCAACCGATTTAAAgactgaataaaaataaaaataaaaataaagtgaacCCGATTGACTGAGAAGCGTCCGGATTACCCCGAAGACAGGATCTTGGAGAAGGAGTCGGTTCTGATGACGCGCCCGTCTACGTCCATGGAGAGGAAGGTCGGCGCCCAAGGCTTCTGGAACTGCAGGAAGTAGTAAGGGTCGTCCTCGATGATGAGCATGTCGTACATCCGTGCCAGCTGCGcacagtggaaaaaataaaataaaaaagtattttttatccAGCTTATCCTCATTCGGGTCGCTGACGATGCCAGAACACAAAGTTCTGCCGAGTGCACGATCGACTCAGCAGGGGACCAAAACACCACCTCGTAGACTTCCTTCTTCCTCTGCGTGGTCATGGACGCTCCGGTGGGGTTCCCCCCATTAGGAATCGTGTACAGGACTTTGGGCCTGAGGACGTCTGACCGGTCCCAGCGGGACAAGACCTCCTCGAGGGCCGCCGGGATCATCCCGTGCTGGTCGCTCGGGACGTTGACGATGTTGCAACCCAGCGGCTGGAGCTGGGTTTTAAAAACTGTTGAGGTTCTGGAGTTTTAGAAAGTTCCGTTCCACCTGGGATTTTTGGTCTCACCGCCGCCAGGGTTCCGGGGTAGGTGGGCGAGTCCAGCAGGATGTCATCTCCTGGGCTGACCAGCATCTCAAATATCTGCCAGACCGAAAAACTGTTGAAAAGGTGCCAGGAAGTGAAAACTGGACGGGTACCTTGCAGAGTCCCTCCTGGCTCCCTGTGGTCACACAGACATCCATCTGCCCCCGATCCGGACTGTAGACAGCCGTCGGTGGGTCGTGGAGTTCCTTCTGCAGATTCTTCATCCACATCAGCAGCTCGGGGATTCTGCGTCAAGGTTGCGCGTTGTGACTCACGGAAGCTGACGCGCGGTTTTCCGCCATGGGCCGCATAAAATCGTGTGGGGGGCCgcgatctggcccccgggccttggatTCGACACCGGTGGagtgaaaaacatccatccattttctcaacagCTTAAACGTCAAATGTCTCACGGAAATATCATTCATTTCccgtgccgcttatccccacgtgGGCCGTGGGGGTGtcggagcctatctcagatcatcagccaatcacagggcacaaataaacaatttgCACTCCAATTTACACCTACGAGCAGTTTAGTCTTCAACTGACCTCAAATGAGCCATCAGACATaaggcagaggtgtcaaactcaaggcccggtgCCCAGAtcgcggcccgccacgtgatttgaTGCGCCCCGCGAAGGCAAAACGTCCGCATAaacttccacgattcttgtgaaaatctgcaacgatttacacctacgggcaatttcgtcTTCAACTGACCTCAAATGAGCCACAAAACTGCgtaaggcacaggtgtcaaactcgaggcctgggggccagatcacGGCCCGCCATATGATTTCATGCCTCCCGCGAAGCGAAATCACCAGACCACCGGCTAATTCCAGGCCACATATAAAGAATTTGCACTCCAATTTACACCGACatgcaatttagtcttcatccatccattttcttagccgcttatcctcacaagggtcgcgggagtgctggagcctatcccagctctcaacagtcaggaggcagggcaccagccaatcacatgtttgtgggatgtgggcggaaaccgatgtgcccggagaaaacccacgcagacacggggagaacatgctaacttctGTGAGGGATTTTGTGTGATCGGTGTTAGGTTGTGCATGACTTGTGTATGGTTCTGGTTTTTGGAGTGAGGTATGGAGTTTTTGGTGCCTCACCCATTAGAGGCGGAGTACTGGAGAGCCCTTTTCATGGCCACCTCGTCGAAGGAGACTGCCGGACCGTTCTTGACCTTGATGACGGCCGACTCAAAGGGGAACGTGTCTGGGTTGGGGGCCCCGCCGGCCAGCGAAATCAGCGACGGGGGCGAACGCTGCTGCAGCTCCGCTACGGACGCAGACCGCATCGCGGCGTCAAGGACAAATACCggaatttctggcctacaagccgcggctttttttccccccacacgctttcaaccccgtggtggtgcggcgctagtgttagcgccacgctggcgctagcgttaaactctttctgtgtaccgaggtgcgctctgtaggccgggaattacggtacataaatAAAACGGGGCTAGAAAGTATTCATCTGAGAATACTTTCCAGATCATCTAagtcataggtgtcaaactcaaggcccggggggccagatccggcccgccacatcaaCTCACGGCCCCAAATTTCAAATCGCatgatcataaatgataatgttgagatatcgCAAGCGTTTTTAATGTTCCCAAACATCAATAATCGTTGAAAACCGCTACATAAAGTGATTTATAAATTTCGTGGGTGagtatgatgaggcgataatccgatttttatggtttcacagtcactctgagggaaaccagaaccacatgtggcccgcgacaaatatgagtttgacacccccgatcCTGACCTAAGTGGTTTTTGCCGGCCACTCACTCAAAATCCTGATGGGCGACGGCTTCCTTGCCGCGCTAATGGCCGTGAGGAACCGCGAGTAATTCATATTTCCAGCCGGCAGATTCTCGAAAAACCACGCGGGAGGCAGTCCCGGTCGTGTAATTTTTCCTGACCCGCTTTCCTGAAACCGCTCCACCGGTCCAACTTGAAATTTCTGGAATTGtaagcaaaaatgaaaacacaaacaaaagaaagaatgttgtaaCGTGTGATGaaattattacatatttttttgcttacgACGATGACGATATTCGCACGTCCTTGAGTTTTTGTTCAGGTTCCACTTCCTGCACTAGTCAGGTCGCTAAAGTTAGCAATATAGCTAAGGGTTATTAGCCGCTGAAATGTGGCtgtgtgtttttaatgtcaCTAGCAAAATATTACGAGATCACTTCTTCCTAGTCCAGGACTGACAACAGACTTGACAGATACTAGTTCCTTCATGTGATCGAAACTTTAATCTCGCATTCCTGTCCCTGGTTCTGTTCAGTACCTCTTGTGTCACGGAAGACAAAATAACAACATCCGGTGACATTGCCTGTCACTCAAAACCAACTAGCCAATGGGGGCGCATTTCTTCTAAAGCCCGCCTATCCGATCGGAAGAAAAGTCATTTGCAATGCAAGAAATAACATTATTGCTGCTATGTTGATTGCATAATATGATAACtatcaatgttttctttttaaaaaatatatttttgcttcaTAGTCTTGTTTGTATTTAGCAACTGGAAAAGTTTTGTTTGATTCTTATTGGCATAACGGTGACTCCATACGTATCCTGCCCGTAAACGACGTGGGAATCCgaacaacattttttaatttttttttaatttagaaacACAGAACTCAATCGCTAGGGGGATAAAATgtgcattcacatttttttgagCGTTTAACGGACCAAATATATTGCTTGGCTTCTTGAGAGGACACGACACCACCCGGAAATGACCGTAAAAAGTGTTGTTAGCGTTAGCTTACTACGTAGGAACCATAACAACGCTGCCCGCAGTTCATATTCtgctcatttttatgtttttttttaaaaactcattcGCTAGGGAATAAAATGTGCTTTCACATTTTTTGAGTGTTTAACGGACTAAATATATGACTTGGCTTTTTTCGAGGACACGACACCAGCCGGAAATGGCCGGAAGTAGtgttgttagcattagcttacGATGTGGGAACCATAACAACACTGCCAGCAGTTCAtattctgctcattttttttcattatttttatttagaatCACAAATCTCAATTACCAGGGATAAAATTTGCTTTCATAATTTTTGAGCGTTTAACGAACTAAATATATTACTTGGCTTTTTGAGAGGACACACCAGCCGGAAATGACCGGAAGCAGtgttgttagcattagcttgtACTAACAAGTCGAACGTCTGCCTCGACTCCGGACTCTTTAACGCTTTGGTCGTTAaattccactatttttttttttgttattcaaaCACCGGACTACACTTAAAAAGTTAATTCGCGACGGAagctttatcattttttttatggatttatttttcaatgcgTTTTCTGCCATGTAAAGCTTCTGCATCTCCTTCGTGACTTCAATGGGGAAAAGGAAAGACTTGGTTCATTCCAGAGTTCTCGGTAAGTTAACAACTTCCTCTATGAGACCGGATATTTCCGACTCCCGCCACACaacgattattattttttaaaaaaaaaaaatattaattattttttaaattttataattattatttatttgcccGTGTGCAGGCGAAGGTGGCGCGGGGCCACACGGTAAGCACAAGCATAAAAAGCACAAGAGGCACAAGAGGAGGCATCATGGCCCCTCTGGGGCACCGGTGCCTGCCGCCGGCGTCGTAGCCGCCGCTCCTCGCCCGCCACCGCAGCTGCGGCTCAAGATCAAGCTGGGAGGGCAAACGCTCGGAACCAAAAGGTGGGTCGGCCAGGTTGGACTCCCCTCCGTCTCGCGTCTGGACTGAACTGGTTTCTTTCCGCTCCAGCGTACCCACCTTCACCGTGCATCCTGGGGTGGCTTGTTCGCCGTCGCCGCTGATGATTGTGGACGACGATGAcaacgacgatgacgacgacgagcCTTCTGTACCCCTGGAGCAGTACCGGGCCTGGCTGGGTGAGAACGAGCAACGGCGCAACctcggttcgagaagtgatttgttcgaaaacccaaTCGCTATTTCCCATTGCGATCAATGgcaaaagaaataatccgttccgAGCCTGAACAAtcaagctttttaaagcatttttcttttcgcTTTTCCTGATCGTAAACTgcataataaaaatacatgtatagtttccatactttatatcataaaataatttaagaaatatttattttattgatgattatatcttaaaatgtatgctttagtagtagaggaggcgaggctgggagtgcattgccgtatctggagCGACTCGGACCCCCGCAgccttttaaattttttatttgtattaacaatagtgcagaataactttagacaagcaataatgggggggggcaaaataattttaatttttacccaaaatgacaaacaaaaatgaacagtgtatccaataggtcatgtaatattaatgtattgttaaatcctctctcatttaatcggggtttgagaagatttttatcgacaattccgaattttcaggggcgctgccattttcgcggaccccgaagctaggctaaaggcctccgccaccaccgaagctcggctaaaggcctccgccgcccgaaacctcggctcgcggcccgccttcggcatccggggctaacTAAGTCCGGCGGCGGGACACGAGTCGAGCTTCCAAGCGATGGAGGTCGTTAGCCCCGTACCCCGAAGCtaggccaaaggcctccgccgcctgaaagctcggcttggggcccgccttcggtgcaggcggaggcctttagcctagcttcgtcATCAGGTTCTAACTAAGTGGGCGGCGGCGGGACACAAGCTGAGCTGGGGTCCGGGGCTAAcgacctccgccgcctggaagttCAGCTCGTGTCCCGCCGCCGCCCACTTAGTTAGCCCCTGATgacgaagctaggctaaaggcctccgcctgCACCGAAGGCGggctgcgagccgagctttcaggcggcggaggcctttggcctaGCTTCAACTAAAGAtcttcgttcgaaaacagaagcaaaaaaaaaaacctctcaatTTTCATGCGAAAACCGATGTGTTCGAGAACCGGGACTTTGGAGAACTGAACGAAGTGGCCGGCGGCACCGCCACGAGCCGAgtttccaggcggcggaggccgttagccccggacccCGAAGCTAGGgtaaaggcctctgccaccactgaagcttggctcgcggcctgccttcggtggcggcggaggcctttagcctagctttggggtccggggctaacgacctccgccaccaccgaagcttggCTCAAGAtcttcgttcgaaaacagatttgttcgagaacggggaccTTGGaaaaccgagtattcactgtagaCTGACTCAACTCACGTGGAGGGGTGGGGATTGATTCATCCTGGTTTGCGGGTCAGACGAAGACAGCAACATGGCCACGTCCCCTCTGCCTGACGTGGACTCGGACTCCATGTTGGGAGTGCCGGTGGACGAGGAGGAGAGGTGGCTGGATGCTCTTGAGAAGGGCGAGCTCGACGACAACGGCGAGTTGAGGAAGGAGGTCGACGAGTCTCTGCTCACTGCCAGACAGGTGAGGAGAAATTGGGGGGAGAAGGGCGGGGCGGCGCTGCATTTTCGCTCACAAGTACTCTGCGCTCTTCAGAAAGCGCTACTCCACAAGCAGCAGATCCAGCCTCTTCTGGAGCTGCCCATGGGCTACAAGGAGAAGGAGATGACCGCCGAGATGATGCAGAAGCGGGAGGAGCGCGCTCGGAAACGCCGCCTGCAGGCGGCCAAGAAAGCGGAGGAGAACAAGAACCAGACCATCGAGAGGCTCACCAAGACCAGCAAGGCCAAGATCAAAAGCATGCGCGAGAAGAAGTCCAAGCAGAGTCAGTGTCC comes from Syngnathoides biaculeatus isolate LvHL_M chromosome 21, ASM1980259v1, whole genome shotgun sequence and encodes:
- the aadat gene encoding kynurenine/alpha-aminoadipate aminotransferase, mitochondrial isoform X2 codes for the protein MWMKNLQKELHDPPTAVYSPDRGQMDVCVTTGSQEGLCKIFEMLVSPGDDILLDSPTYPGTLAALQPLGCNIVNVPSDQHGMIPAALEEVLSRWDRSDVLRPKVLYTIPNGGNPTGASMTTQRKKEVYELARMYDMLIIEDDPYYFLQFQKPWAPTFLSMDVDGRVIRTDSFSKILSSGLRIGFVTGPKPLVDRVVLHIQASTMHTSTFTQLMVSQLLHSWGRDGFLHHTDGVIEFYRRQRDAMISSAEKWLTGLAKWHAPSAGMFLWLELTGVRDTRNLIMEKALEKEVLLVPGSAFTVDGGEPCPYVRAAFSLSTPEQIDEAFRRLAGLIREAS
- the aadat gene encoding kynurenine/alpha-aminoadipate aminotransferase, mitochondrial isoform X1, which encodes MNYSRFLTAISAARKPSPIRILTELQQRSPPSLISLAGGAPNPDTFPFESAVIKVKNGPAVSFDEVAMKRALQYSASNGIPELLMWMKNLQKELHDPPTAVYSPDRGQMDVCVTTGSQEGLCKIFEMLVSPGDDILLDSPTYPGTLAALQPLGCNIVNVPSDQHGMIPAALEEVLSRWDRSDVLRPKVLYTIPNGGNPTGASMTTQRKKEVYELARMYDMLIIEDDPYYFLQFQKPWAPTFLSMDVDGRVIRTDSFSKILSSGLRIGFVTGPKPLVDRVVLHIQASTMHTSTFTQLMVSQLLHSWGRDGFLHHTDGVIEFYRRQRDAMISSAEKWLTGLAKWHAPSAGMFLWLELTGVRDTRNLIMEKALEKEVLLVPGSAFTVDGGEPCPYVRAAFSLSTPEQIDEAFRRLAGLIREAS
- the ino80b gene encoding INO80 complex subunit B; the protein is MGKRKDLVHSRVLGEGGAGPHGKHKHKKHKRHKRRHHGPSGAPVPAAGVVAAAPRPPPQLRLKIKLGGQTLGTKSVPTFTVHPGVACSPSPLMIVDDDDNDDDDDEPSVPLEQYRAWLDEDSNMATSPLPDVDSDSMLGVPVDEEERWLDALEKGELDDNGELRKEVDESLLTARQKALLHKQQIQPLLELPMGYKEKEMTAEMMQKREERARKRRLQAAKKAEENKNQTIERLTKTSKAKIKSMREKKSKQSQCPIVHYSDSARGVTISFPAGVAAPRATAPPPPPPVPLRCGVSGCSNQKKYRCSKTGVPLCSLRCYKTNMESVRGTGVTAL